A portion of the Oreochromis niloticus isolate F11D_XX linkage group LG10, O_niloticus_UMD_NMBU, whole genome shotgun sequence genome contains these proteins:
- the mtus2a gene encoding microtubule-associated tumor suppressor candidate 2 homolog isoform X1, which translates to MSQQQPPAPSTPALPRRYLPPQSRSSPGVSRKEFQRSSEVTRSLPSSPKRLAVVPPKPQSPAAVRGSAPSGSPRRVAPLRLQQEQQESLQREKEEAQQKEKQRQAEEREKEKQREEVQRLQGRCEQQERQLKALRDELRKTSLGLEAFIVTTQHYCLKNENAEENQRKLSLEMQKIREEMASNSVRWERLQREKAALEVAFERELQELQLQQEAELAAVEEGLRKCHSAEAEHLKAEHRSEMEECRTQQQEQIEEMTVSHQAAIQELRDMHNITMATLHEEHARTMRDLRKAHEQQKILLEEDFEKLRLSLQDQVDTLTFQNQSLRDKAKRFEEALRRSTDEQIVDALAPYQHIEQDLKSLKEVVEMKNQQIHQQEKKISDLEKVQAQKNVFLEEKVQVLQQQNEDLKARIEKNLALSRQLSEENANLHESVEKESTEKKRLSRNNEELLWRLQTSPLVSPASSPLHRSFSTSPLPSSPLFSSSPVAGCDSPTHCHGCPQQAQYSSPSHRAAATNQNLSPGPATPTHRAVTNQNYSPTHVTPTHRASRSRCNSNTSLSSLQR; encoded by the exons ATGTCGCAGCAACAGCCTCCAGCCCCCTCCACTCCGGCACTGCCCCGACGCTACCTGCCACCCCAGTCAAGAAGCTCCCCTGGAG TGAGCAGGAAGGAGTTTCAGCGGAGTTCAGAAGTCACACGTTCCCTCCCGTCCTCCCCAAAAAGGCTGGCTGTGGTTCCTCCCAAACCTCAGTCTCCAG CAGCAGTCCGGGGCTCAGCTCCCTCTGGGTCCCCTCGCCGCGTAGCCCCCCTGAGGCTACAGCAAGAACAGCAGGAGAGcctgcagagagagaaagaggaggctcaacagaaagagaaacagaggcaagcggaggagagagaaaaagaaaagcaaagagagGAG GTTCAGAGGCTGCAGGGACGCTGCGAACAGCAGGAGAGGCAGCTGAAAGCTCTTAGAGATGAACTGAGGAAGACTTCGCTGGGTCTAGAAGCTTTCATAGTCACCACTCAGCATTATTGCCTCAAG aatgaaaacgcagaagaaaatcaaagaaaGCTGTCTTTGGAAATGCAAAAGATCAGAGAGGAAATGG CCTCAAACTCAGTGCGCTGGGAGAGACTCCAGAGAGAGAAGGCAGCGCTGGAGGTGGCATTTGAGCGAGAGCTGCAGGAGCTGCAGCTGCAACAGGAGGCAGAGCTGGCTGCCGTGGAGGAAGGACTCAGGAAGTGTCACTCAGCAGAGGCGGAGCACCTGAAGGCGGAGCATCGGTCAGAGATGGAGGAGTGTAGGACTCAACAGCAGGAGCAG ATCGAAGAGATGACAGTCAGCCATCAGGCAGCCATTCAGGAACTCAGAGACATGCACAACATCACCATGGCAACGCTCCATGAAGAGCACGCCCGTACCATGAGAG ACTTAAGGAAAGCTCACGAGCAACAGAAGATCCTTCTAGAGGAGGACTTTGAGAAGCTTAGACTTTCTCTGCAG GATCAAGTGGATACTCTCACCTTTCAAAACCAGAGTCTGAGGGACAAGGCCAAACGCTTTGAGGAGGCTTTGAGGAGGAGCACAGATGAACAAATAGTG GATGCTTTAGCGCCATATCAACACATCGAGCAAGACCTCAAGAGTTTGAAGGAGGTCGTGGAAATGAAGAACCAGCAGATACACCAGCAGGAGAAGAAGATCTCTGATCTGGAGAAAGTG CAGGCCCAAAAGAACGTGTTCCTCGAGGAAAAAGTGCAGGTTCTGCAACAGCAGAATGAAGATCTTAAAGCTCGCATTGAAAAGAACCTAGCCCTGTCAAG ACAACTGTCTGAGGAGAACGCAAACCTCCACGAGTCCGTCGAGAAGGAGAGCACTGAAAAGAAGCGCCTGAGTCGGAACAACGAGGAGTTGCTGTGGCGTCTCCAGACCAGCCCTCTCGTGTCTCCAGCGTCCTCCCCACTCCACCGCTCCTTCTCTACCTCACCACTTCCCTCATCCCCATTATTTTCCTCTTCACCTGTAGCAGGGTGCGACTCCCCCACTCACTGCCATGGCTGTCCTCAGCAGGCCCAGTACTCCTCTCCCTCCCACAGAGCTGCTGCTACCAATCAGAATCTCTCACCGGGACCagccacacccacacacagggCGGTAACTAATCAGAATTACTCCCCCACCCATGTCACACCCACGCACAGGGCATCACGTAGTCGCTGTAATTCAAATACTTCTCTCAGCTCTTTGCAGAGATAA
- the mtus2a gene encoding microtubule-associated tumor suppressor candidate 2 homolog isoform X2 yields the protein MSQQQPPAPSTPALPRRYLPPQSRSSPGVSRKEFQRSSEVTRSLPSSPKRLAVVPPKPQSPAAVRGSAPSGSPRRVAPLRLQQEQQESLQREKEEAQQKEKQRQAEEREKEKQREEVQRLQGRCEQQERQLKALRDELRKTSLGLEAFIVTTQHYCLKNENAEENQRKLSLEMQKIREEMASNSVRWERLQREKAALEVAFERELQELQLQQEAELAAVEEGLRKCHSAEAEHLKAEHRSEMEECRTQQQEQIEEMTVSHQAAIQELRDMHNITMATLHEEHARTMRDLRKAHEQQKILLEEDFEKLRLSLQDQVDTLTFQNQSLRDKAKRFEEALRRSTDEQIVDALAPYQHIEQDLKSLKEVVEMKNQQIHQQEKKISDLEKVAQKNVFLEEKVQVLQQQNEDLKARIEKNLALSRQLSEENANLHESVEKESTEKKRLSRNNEELLWRLQTSPLVSPASSPLHRSFSTSPLPSSPLFSSSPVAGCDSPTHCHGCPQQAQYSSPSHRAAATNQNLSPGPATPTHRAVTNQNYSPTHVTPTHRASRSRCNSNTSLSSLQR from the exons ATGTCGCAGCAACAGCCTCCAGCCCCCTCCACTCCGGCACTGCCCCGACGCTACCTGCCACCCCAGTCAAGAAGCTCCCCTGGAG TGAGCAGGAAGGAGTTTCAGCGGAGTTCAGAAGTCACACGTTCCCTCCCGTCCTCCCCAAAAAGGCTGGCTGTGGTTCCTCCCAAACCTCAGTCTCCAG CAGCAGTCCGGGGCTCAGCTCCCTCTGGGTCCCCTCGCCGCGTAGCCCCCCTGAGGCTACAGCAAGAACAGCAGGAGAGcctgcagagagagaaagaggaggctcaacagaaagagaaacagaggcaagcggaggagagagaaaaagaaaagcaaagagagGAG GTTCAGAGGCTGCAGGGACGCTGCGAACAGCAGGAGAGGCAGCTGAAAGCTCTTAGAGATGAACTGAGGAAGACTTCGCTGGGTCTAGAAGCTTTCATAGTCACCACTCAGCATTATTGCCTCAAG aatgaaaacgcagaagaaaatcaaagaaaGCTGTCTTTGGAAATGCAAAAGATCAGAGAGGAAATGG CCTCAAACTCAGTGCGCTGGGAGAGACTCCAGAGAGAGAAGGCAGCGCTGGAGGTGGCATTTGAGCGAGAGCTGCAGGAGCTGCAGCTGCAACAGGAGGCAGAGCTGGCTGCCGTGGAGGAAGGACTCAGGAAGTGTCACTCAGCAGAGGCGGAGCACCTGAAGGCGGAGCATCGGTCAGAGATGGAGGAGTGTAGGACTCAACAGCAGGAGCAG ATCGAAGAGATGACAGTCAGCCATCAGGCAGCCATTCAGGAACTCAGAGACATGCACAACATCACCATGGCAACGCTCCATGAAGAGCACGCCCGTACCATGAGAG ACTTAAGGAAAGCTCACGAGCAACAGAAGATCCTTCTAGAGGAGGACTTTGAGAAGCTTAGACTTTCTCTGCAG GATCAAGTGGATACTCTCACCTTTCAAAACCAGAGTCTGAGGGACAAGGCCAAACGCTTTGAGGAGGCTTTGAGGAGGAGCACAGATGAACAAATAGTG GATGCTTTAGCGCCATATCAACACATCGAGCAAGACCTCAAGAGTTTGAAGGAGGTCGTGGAAATGAAGAACCAGCAGATACACCAGCAGGAGAAGAAGATCTCTGATCTGGAGAAAGTG GCCCAAAAGAACGTGTTCCTCGAGGAAAAAGTGCAGGTTCTGCAACAGCAGAATGAAGATCTTAAAGCTCGCATTGAAAAGAACCTAGCCCTGTCAAG ACAACTGTCTGAGGAGAACGCAAACCTCCACGAGTCCGTCGAGAAGGAGAGCACTGAAAAGAAGCGCCTGAGTCGGAACAACGAGGAGTTGCTGTGGCGTCTCCAGACCAGCCCTCTCGTGTCTCCAGCGTCCTCCCCACTCCACCGCTCCTTCTCTACCTCACCACTTCCCTCATCCCCATTATTTTCCTCTTCACCTGTAGCAGGGTGCGACTCCCCCACTCACTGCCATGGCTGTCCTCAGCAGGCCCAGTACTCCTCTCCCTCCCACAGAGCTGCTGCTACCAATCAGAATCTCTCACCGGGACCagccacacccacacacagggCGGTAACTAATCAGAATTACTCCCCCACCCATGTCACACCCACGCACAGGGCATCACGTAGTCGCTGTAATTCAAATACTTCTCTCAGCTCTTTGCAGAGATAA
- the mtus2a gene encoding microtubule-associated tumor suppressor candidate 2 homolog isoform X3 encodes MSQQQPPAPSTPALPRRYLPPQSRSSPGVSRKEFQRSSEVTRSLPSSPKRLAVVPPKPQSPAVRGSAPSGSPRRVAPLRLQQEQQESLQREKEEAQQKEKQRQAEEREKEKQREEVQRLQGRCEQQERQLKALRDELRKTSLGLEAFIVTTQHYCLKNENAEENQRKLSLEMQKIREEMASNSVRWERLQREKAALEVAFERELQELQLQQEAELAAVEEGLRKCHSAEAEHLKAEHRSEMEECRTQQQEQIEEMTVSHQAAIQELRDMHNITMATLHEEHARTMRDLRKAHEQQKILLEEDFEKLRLSLQDQVDTLTFQNQSLRDKAKRFEEALRRSTDEQIVDALAPYQHIEQDLKSLKEVVEMKNQQIHQQEKKISDLEKVQAQKNVFLEEKVQVLQQQNEDLKARIEKNLALSRQLSEENANLHESVEKESTEKKRLSRNNEELLWRLQTSPLVSPASSPLHRSFSTSPLPSSPLFSSSPVAGCDSPTHCHGCPQQAQYSSPSHRAAATNQNLSPGPATPTHRAVTNQNYSPTHVTPTHRASRSRCNSNTSLSSLQR; translated from the exons ATGTCGCAGCAACAGCCTCCAGCCCCCTCCACTCCGGCACTGCCCCGACGCTACCTGCCACCCCAGTCAAGAAGCTCCCCTGGAG TGAGCAGGAAGGAGTTTCAGCGGAGTTCAGAAGTCACACGTTCCCTCCCGTCCTCCCCAAAAAGGCTGGCTGTGGTTCCTCCCAAACCTCAGTCTCCAG CAGTCCGGGGCTCAGCTCCCTCTGGGTCCCCTCGCCGCGTAGCCCCCCTGAGGCTACAGCAAGAACAGCAGGAGAGcctgcagagagagaaagaggaggctcaacagaaagagaaacagaggcaagcggaggagagagaaaaagaaaagcaaagagagGAG GTTCAGAGGCTGCAGGGACGCTGCGAACAGCAGGAGAGGCAGCTGAAAGCTCTTAGAGATGAACTGAGGAAGACTTCGCTGGGTCTAGAAGCTTTCATAGTCACCACTCAGCATTATTGCCTCAAG aatgaaaacgcagaagaaaatcaaagaaaGCTGTCTTTGGAAATGCAAAAGATCAGAGAGGAAATGG CCTCAAACTCAGTGCGCTGGGAGAGACTCCAGAGAGAGAAGGCAGCGCTGGAGGTGGCATTTGAGCGAGAGCTGCAGGAGCTGCAGCTGCAACAGGAGGCAGAGCTGGCTGCCGTGGAGGAAGGACTCAGGAAGTGTCACTCAGCAGAGGCGGAGCACCTGAAGGCGGAGCATCGGTCAGAGATGGAGGAGTGTAGGACTCAACAGCAGGAGCAG ATCGAAGAGATGACAGTCAGCCATCAGGCAGCCATTCAGGAACTCAGAGACATGCACAACATCACCATGGCAACGCTCCATGAAGAGCACGCCCGTACCATGAGAG ACTTAAGGAAAGCTCACGAGCAACAGAAGATCCTTCTAGAGGAGGACTTTGAGAAGCTTAGACTTTCTCTGCAG GATCAAGTGGATACTCTCACCTTTCAAAACCAGAGTCTGAGGGACAAGGCCAAACGCTTTGAGGAGGCTTTGAGGAGGAGCACAGATGAACAAATAGTG GATGCTTTAGCGCCATATCAACACATCGAGCAAGACCTCAAGAGTTTGAAGGAGGTCGTGGAAATGAAGAACCAGCAGATACACCAGCAGGAGAAGAAGATCTCTGATCTGGAGAAAGTG CAGGCCCAAAAGAACGTGTTCCTCGAGGAAAAAGTGCAGGTTCTGCAACAGCAGAATGAAGATCTTAAAGCTCGCATTGAAAAGAACCTAGCCCTGTCAAG ACAACTGTCTGAGGAGAACGCAAACCTCCACGAGTCCGTCGAGAAGGAGAGCACTGAAAAGAAGCGCCTGAGTCGGAACAACGAGGAGTTGCTGTGGCGTCTCCAGACCAGCCCTCTCGTGTCTCCAGCGTCCTCCCCACTCCACCGCTCCTTCTCTACCTCACCACTTCCCTCATCCCCATTATTTTCCTCTTCACCTGTAGCAGGGTGCGACTCCCCCACTCACTGCCATGGCTGTCCTCAGCAGGCCCAGTACTCCTCTCCCTCCCACAGAGCTGCTGCTACCAATCAGAATCTCTCACCGGGACCagccacacccacacacagggCGGTAACTAATCAGAATTACTCCCCCACCCATGTCACACCCACGCACAGGGCATCACGTAGTCGCTGTAATTCAAATACTTCTCTCAGCTCTTTGCAGAGATAA
- the stoml3b gene encoding stomatin (EPB72)-like 3b, translating into MEMEDQMESQKRRGISKEDLISERTGSLGVCGWVIVILAGLFTVLLFPITIWFCLKIVQEYERAVIFRLGRITDRKPKGPGIFFVLPCTDSFVKVDLRTISFDIPPQEILTKDSVTVSVDGVVYFRVSDPIASVANVSNADFSTRLLAQTTLRNVLGTKNLAEVLSDREGIAHSMQSNLDEATDNWGIKVERVEIKDVKLPVQLQRAMAAEAEAAREARAKVIAAEGEMNASRALKEASLVIAESPSALQLRYLQTLNTIAAEKNSTIIFPLPMDVISHFMRK; encoded by the exons ATGGAAATGGAAGACCAGATGGAAAGCCAGAAGAGGAGAGGAATAAGCAAAGAGGACTTGATAT cCGAACGCACAGGATCTTTGGGAGTGTGCGGCTGGGTCATAGTTATACTCGCTGGCCTATTCACAGTTCTGCTCTTCCCCATAACGATCTGGTTTTGTCTGAAG ATCGTTCAGGAGTATGAGCGAGCTGTCATCTTCCGACTGGGCCGCATCACAGACAGGAAGCCTAAAGGGCCAG gaattttctttgttttgccaTGCACTGACTCCTTTGTGAAAGTGGATCTGCGAACCATTTCATTTGACATCCCACCACAAGAG ATCCTGACCAAAGATTCAGTTACAGTTAGCGTAGATGGCGTGGTCTACTTCCGCGTCAGTGACCCCATCGCATCTGTGGCCAACGTTAGCAATGCTGACTTTTCCACCCGCCTGCTGGCACAAACCACCCTCAGAAATGTCCTGGGAACCAAGAACCTGGCTGAAGTCTTGTCTGACCGCGAGGGCATCGCTCACAGCATGCAG TCTAACTTGGATGAAGCCACAGACAACTGGGGGATCAAGGTGGAGCGTGTGGAGATAAAAGACGTGAAGCTGCCAGTTCAGCTGCAGAGGGCCATGGCCGCTGAGGCCGAGGCTGCGCGAGAGGCCAGGGCTAAG GTGATCGCAGCAGAGGGTGAGATGAATGCATCCCGTGCCCTGAAGGAGGCTTCCCTTGTGATTGCCGAGTCTCCCTCAGCCCTTCAGCTTCGCTACCTCCAGACTCTCAACACCATCGCGGCAGAGAAGAACTCCACCATTATCTTCCCCTTGCCCATGGATGTCATCTCTCACTTCATGAGGAAGTGA